GGCGGGCTGACGGCGACGCAAGTGGTTTGGACCAGCGGGCGCCGGCCCAGTCGCGGAGCGAGCTTGCAGGTCAAGATCCGCTCGCGCTTTGAGCCGGTAGCGGTGCGGGTGGAGGAGGTTAGCGACGCGCGCTTCAGCGTCAGTGCACGCGACGGGCTAGCGGCGGTGACACCGGGACAGGCGGCGGTGTTGTACGACGGCGCGCGCGTTGTCGGCGGCGGTTGGATTGAGCGCGTTATGCCAAAGTCGTCGGCGGTAGCAGCGTAGAGCAGCAATGAAGGTGGCGATTACCACGCTGGGCTGCAAGGTGAATCAGTACGATTCGGCGGCGCTGGCAAGCGAGCTGGGGCGCGACGGCCATTCGCTGGTGCCGTTTGAAGCCGGAGCGGACGTATACATCGTCAACACCTGCACCGTTACCGATCGCGCCGACTGGGAAAGCCGGCAGTTGTTGCGGCGAGTCAAGCGCTGGAACCCGTCTGCCCGCGTAGTGATGACGGGCTGTTACGTGCAGGCGAATCCCCAAGGGGTAGCCGCAGTTGACGGGGTCGATTTCGCCATCGGGCTCAATCGCCGTGACGAGCTGGTGCGGGCCGTGCGCGGGGAATTCGGGCCGAAGCAGGCGCAAGTACTGGTGGACAACTTGCGCCAGGCCGAGGGCCCGCCGCTATTGGGGGCGGAGGTCTTCAGCGGCCGTACGCGCGCTTTTCTCAAGGTACAGGACGGCTGTGATCAGTTCTGCACCTTCTGTGTTGTGCCGTGGTCGCGGGGGCGCAGCCGCAGTGTGCCGCCGCGTGCGATCTTGGCGGAGCTGGACAAGCTTGCCGATTGCGGTTTTCAAGAGGTGGTGCTCGCGGGCATTCATCTGGGCGGCTACGGGCACGATCTGCGACCACAGATGGGGCTGGCTGAGTTGGTCGAGATGGTTGCCGAGCGCGCCCGCCTCGCGCGCATTCGGCTAAGCTCGGTTGACCCGCCGGAGGTTTCGCCGCGCTTGCTGGAAATAATGCGGCGCAGCGACCGCGTTTGCCCGCATCTTCACGTGCCGGTGCAAGCCGGAGACGATGCCGTGCTCCAACGGATGCGCCGCCGCTATGACACGCGCCTGGTGCGCGACGTGCTCGCCGAAGTCCGACTCCAGTTGCCCGATGCCGGAATCGGTACGGATCTGATTGCGGGATTCCCGGGCGAGACCGAACTGGAGTTCGAGCGCACCTCGGCGCTGCTGGACAGTCTGCCATTCACCTACTTTCACGTTTTCCCGTATTCGCGGCGCGCCGGCACGACAGCGGCGAAGCTGGCCGGGCACCTGCCGAAGCCCGTGGTCGCCGCACGCGCGCGACGATTACGCAGATTGGGGGAGCGCAAGCGGGCCGCGTTCGCGTCATCTCTGGCCGGCTGCCAACTGCGGGTATTGCTGGAGGCTGGTGCTGCGCCGGTTAGTGGATACTCTCGCAACTATGTGAGGGTCCTGGTACCGGGAAGTGGCCCCGCACCGAACCATGAGGTTAGCGTGAGAGTCACAGCGGTACGCGGAGCCGTCGTGGAGGGAGACATTGCGTAGACGCGGTCAGGAATCGCAGTCGAAAGCGGAAGAGGCAGCCCGGGGCGTGCAAGCACGGATCGGATACGTCTTTCGCGACTTCGATCTGCTGCGCCAGGCGCTTACCCATTCCTCGGTGCCGCGCGTCACCCAGCCGTGCGCGAGCGAGCGGCTGGAATTTCTCGGCGACGCCGCTCTGGCGCTGGCGGTTGCGGAGCTGCTCTTAGTCCGCCATCCAGACTGGAGCGAGGGCCGCTTGTCCTTGGCGCGCGCCGCCTGCGTGCGCACTTCGTCGTTGGCAGCCAAAGCCCGTGCGCTTGGTCTCGATGCCGCACTTAGACTGGGGCACGGTGAGGAAAAAACCGGAGGCCGAGGTAAGGTGTCTATTCTTGCTGCCGTGTACGAGTCCGTAATCGGTGCAGCCCTGCTCGACGGTGGCTACGGCGCGGCCCGCGAGCTGGTGGAGGAGCATTTCGCCGCCGAGTTGGGCGAGGATGTGTCGGACGAAGCCGACTTCAAGACGCGGTTGCAAGAACTTGTGCAGGCGGAGCTTGGTACTACACCGAAGTACCGGCTGATCGAGACCTCTGGTCCCGACCACGCGCGGCAGTTTGTTGTTGCAGTCGAGTTCGGCGGCGGCGTGGTTGCGCTGGGAGAAGGCTCGAGCAAGCAGGCTGCCCAGCAGCTTGCCGCCTCTCGCGCGCTAGCGCAGAGGCCCGGCAATCTCGTTAATTCGCGTAAGTGATTGACATTGCAGCTGATTGTTGCACGTCAGTTTTTTCTTGACAAAG
The Deltaproteobacteria bacterium DNA segment above includes these coding regions:
- the mtaB gene encoding tRNA (N(6)-L-threonylcarbamoyladenosine(37)-C(2))-methylthiotransferase MtaB — its product is MKVAITTLGCKVNQYDSAALASELGRDGHSLVPFEAGADVYIVNTCTVTDRADWESRQLLRRVKRWNPSARVVMTGCYVQANPQGVAAVDGVDFAIGLNRRDELVRAVRGEFGPKQAQVLVDNLRQAEGPPLLGAEVFSGRTRAFLKVQDGCDQFCTFCVVPWSRGRSRSVPPRAILAELDKLADCGFQEVVLAGIHLGGYGHDLRPQMGLAELVEMVAERARLARIRLSSVDPPEVSPRLLEIMRRSDRVCPHLHVPVQAGDDAVLQRMRRRYDTRLVRDVLAEVRLQLPDAGIGTDLIAGFPGETELEFERTSALLDSLPFTYFHVFPYSRRAGTTAAKLAGHLPKPVVAARARRLRRLGERKRAAFASSLAGCQLRVLLEAGAAPVSGYSRNYVRVLVPGSGPAPNHEVSVRVTAVRGAVVEGDIA
- the rnc gene encoding ribonuclease III; translated protein: MQARIGYVFRDFDLLRQALTHSSVPRVTQPCASERLEFLGDAALALAVAELLLVRHPDWSEGRLSLARAACVRTSSLAAKARALGLDAALRLGHGEEKTGGRGKVSILAAVYESVIGAALLDGGYGAARELVEEHFAAELGEDVSDEADFKTRLQELVQAELGTTPKYRLIETSGPDHARQFVVAVEFGGGVVALGEGSSKQAAQQLAASRALAQRPGNLVNSRK